In Streptomyces canus, one DNA window encodes the following:
- a CDS encoding aldo/keto reductase family protein, whose protein sequence is MRYRTLGSSDLNVSEISLGSWLTYSGGVEADATRACTEAAFDAGINFFDTANAYGRGAAETAWGEILSSHPRDSYILATKVYFPMSDDPADRGLSPAHIAQQIDASLTRLRTDHVDLYQAHRFDSGVPIEDTVEAFQKVVEQGKARYIGFSEWTPEQIRAAIDLAGPDLFVSSQPQYSMLWQAPEAEVFGLCAANGISQIVWSPLAQGVLTGKYKPGQPVPEGSRFASADMAVSQDLVYSDAILEAVQRLVPIAEEAAMSMATLALAWVLRRGEVASAITGASRPDQVHANAAASGVELSDDLLTAVDQALGEVPVTEPTLAPGAEAGIKHR, encoded by the coding sequence ATGCGGTACCGCACACTCGGCAGCTCGGACCTGAACGTCTCGGAGATCTCGCTCGGGTCCTGGCTCACCTACTCCGGCGGCGTCGAGGCGGACGCGACCCGCGCCTGCACCGAGGCCGCCTTCGACGCGGGCATCAACTTCTTCGACACCGCCAACGCCTACGGACGGGGAGCCGCCGAGACGGCCTGGGGAGAGATCCTGTCCTCCCACCCCCGTGACTCGTACATCCTGGCCACCAAGGTCTATTTCCCGATGTCGGACGACCCGGCCGACCGCGGGCTGTCCCCCGCCCATATCGCCCAGCAGATCGACGCCTCCCTCACCCGCCTCAGGACCGACCACGTCGACCTGTACCAGGCGCACCGCTTCGACTCCGGCGTGCCGATCGAGGACACCGTCGAGGCGTTCCAGAAGGTCGTCGAGCAGGGCAAGGCCCGCTACATCGGCTTCAGCGAGTGGACCCCCGAACAGATCCGGGCCGCGATCGACCTCGCCGGCCCCGATCTGTTCGTCTCCTCCCAGCCGCAGTACTCCATGCTCTGGCAGGCCCCCGAGGCCGAGGTGTTCGGCCTGTGCGCCGCCAACGGCATCTCCCAGATCGTCTGGTCCCCCCTCGCCCAGGGCGTCCTGACCGGCAAGTACAAGCCCGGACAGCCCGTCCCCGAAGGAAGCCGGTTCGCCTCCGCGGACATGGCGGTCTCCCAGGACCTCGTCTACAGCGACGCCATCCTCGAAGCGGTCCAGCGCCTCGTCCCGATCGCGGAGGAGGCGGCGATGAGCATGGCCACCCTGGCGCTCGCGTGGGTCCTGCGCCGCGGCGAGGTCGCCTCCGCGATCACCGGCGCCTCCCGCCCCGACCAGGTCCACGCCAACGCCGCTGCCTCCGGCGTGGAACTGTCCGACGACCTGCTGACCGCCGTCGACCAGGCCCTCGGCGAGGTCCCCGTCACCGAGCCCACCCTCGCCCCCGGCGCCGAGGCCGGCATCAAGCACCGCTGA
- a CDS encoding peptidase inhibitor family I36 protein has product MRKTFITAAGLFLAAGTALAVVPGTAQAAAPCAQGSFCAYTDANYGGLSVGWTGDDGWWESNIADEDSSWANHGISGPGIKDHVKVYASAWQGGGVTICLSPGQEVPSNAGANDRGDSHTWTSSC; this is encoded by the coding sequence ATGCGCAAGACCTTCATCACCGCGGCCGGACTGTTCCTCGCCGCCGGCACCGCCCTGGCCGTCGTACCGGGCACGGCCCAGGCCGCCGCACCCTGCGCCCAGGGGAGCTTCTGCGCCTACACCGACGCCAACTACGGCGGGCTGTCGGTGGGTTGGACCGGCGACGACGGCTGGTGGGAGAGCAACATCGCCGACGAGGACAGCTCGTGGGCCAACCACGGCATCTCGGGCCCGGGCATCAAGGACCACGTCAAGGTGTACGCCAGTGCCTGGCAGGGCGGCGGAGTCACCATCTGCCTGAGCCCCGGGCAGGAGGTGCCGTCCAACGCGGGCGCCAACGACCGGGGAGACTCGCACACCTGGACCAGCAGCTGCTGA